GCCGCCGCTTCGGACCGGCCGGATGCACCGGCTCGTACCCCTCGGCCCGCTGCCGCAGCGCTTCCAGCGTCTCCTCGCGCGTGCCGTCCACATGGTCCATGACGCCGGCCGACCAGACCCGGCGCCGGCCGCCGAGCCCCAGGTTCCGCTCCACCAGCAGCCCCCATCCGGGCATGATCTCCCCGCTCTCCGTTCGCTCCACCGTGCCGCGACGGCCCTTTGCCACGGAAGGGCGGAGCGTCGCACCATTGTTTCCGATCTTGTTACGCGCCCCGGCGCCGCCCGGGTACCCGGCCCAGCCGCGTACCGCCTCCGCCAGGAGGCCGCCATACTGGACGGGCCGGGGAGGGCGCAGCGGTGGTGGCGGGGAACGACGGGGGCGGGAAACGGCAGATGGCGGACACCAGGCTGATCCAGAGCCGGTACCGGCTGCTCGAGCTGATCGGGCGCGGTGGCATGGGCGAGGTGTGGCGGGCCCGCGACGAGTCGCTGGGCCGCCTGGTCGCCGTCAAATGCCTCAAGCCCATGGGCCCCCAGCACGACCAGGCGTTCACCCGCGTCCTGCGCGAACGGTTCCGCCGCGAGGCCCGGGTCGCCGCCTCCCTCCAGCACCGGGGCGTCACCGTCGTCCACGACTTCGGCGAACACGAAGGCGTCCTCTACCTCGTCATGGAGCTGCTGGACGGGCACAACCTGAGCCAGCTGCTGGAGGGGAACCAGCAGCGTCCGCTCCCCGTCGACCACGTCGTCGACATCGCCGAACAGGTCGCCGACGCGCTCGGCTACACCCACCGGCAGGGCATCGTCCACCGCGATCTGAAGCCCGCCAACATCATGCGGCTGAGCGACGGCACGGTGAAGATCTGTGACTTCGGCATAGCGCGCCTCGGCCGCGACATCGGCGTCACCTCCCGGCTCACCACCACCGGCATCGCCATGGGCACCCCGCACTACATGTCGCCCGAGCAGATCGGCGGGAAGGAGGTCGACCACCGCAGCGACCTCTACTCGCTGGGCTGTGTGCTGTACGAGATCGCCACCGGCGTACCGCCGTTCGACCTGGAGGACCCCTGGTCCATCCTCGTCGGACACCGCGACACCCAGCCCGAGCCGCCGCGCACCCACCGTGCCGAACTCCCCGGCTTCTTCGACCGCGTCGTCCTGGACCTGCTGGCCAAGGCCCCCGACGAGCGGCCCGCCGACGCGAGCGACCTCCGCCGCCGCATCCTGCTCGGCCGCACCGGCGGACAGACCGGACCCGGGGCCGTCCACCCGCCGACCGCCCCGTACCAGGCCGCGCCCACCACCGCCCCGCACCAGGACCCCCACCGCGCGGAACCCGAACTGCCCCCCTGGGCCCGGGACATGACCCCCGGACACAAGGCGACCGGTTCCCTGAGCCGGGAGGCCGGCCCACCCGGTCCCGCCGCCGGACTGACCAGCCGGTGGACCACCGCGACGAGCACCGCCGCCACCCCGCCGCCCGGCACCGACGGCTCCACCCGCGTCCCGCCCGCCCCCGCCCCCGAACTGCTCGCCGCGCTCGCCGGCCGCCACAGCTCGGGCATCGACCTGGGGCGGCTGGGCCGCTGGGAGGAGGCGGGCGAGGTGCACCGCGCGGTCGCCGCACAGCGCGAGAGCGTCCTCGGGCCCGACCACCCGGACACCCTCGCCAGCCGGTACGAGATCGGCTTCACCCTCAGCCGCACCGGCCGGGCCGCCGACGCGCTGCGCGAGTTCGGCCAGGTCGCCGCCGCCCGGGAACGCACCCTGGGCCCCGACGACCCGCAGACTCTCGCCGCCCGGCAGGAGACCGCGTACGTCCTCGGACAGCTCGGCCGCTACTTCGAAGCACACCAGGTGTACGCCGCGGTCCTCGCCGGCCGCGAACGTTCCATGGGCCCCGACCACCCCGACACCCTGCACTGCCGCCACAACCTGGCGTTCAACCTCAGCCGTCTCGGACGCCCCGAGGAGTCGTGGCAGCTGGCCCGCCAGGTGGCCGAGGACCGGGCCCGGCTGCTCGGCGCGACCCACCCCGACACCCTCGCCACCCGGTACGAGGTCGCCTACACCCTGGGCCGGCTGGGCCGCTGGGCGGAAGCGCTGGAGACCTACCAGGACGTGGCCCGCGCCCGTGCCGCCACCCTCGGCCCCGACCACCCCGACACCCTCGCCGCCCGCTACGAGGCGGGCATCGGCCTCGGCCGGCTCGGCCGCAGCGCGGAGGCCCTGGAGCTCTACCGGGCGCTGGTCGCCGACCGTACGCGGGTGGGCGGCCCCTCCGACGCCGAGACGCTCCGCGCCCGCCACGGCCTGGGCGTCAACCTGGGCCGGATGGGCCGCTGGGAGGAGGCGCTCGCCGAGGCGCGCGAGGTGTGCGCGCTGCGGGGAAGCACGCTCGGCCCGGACCACCCGGACACCGTGATCAGCTGCCGCGAGGTCGCGGTGGCCCTCGGCTGGCTCGGCCGGTGGTCCGACGCCCTCACCGCCTACCGCCAGGTCACCGAGGCACGGGGCCGGGCACTGGGCCCCGACCACCCGGAGACCCTGGCCGCCCGCAGCGACGAGGCACACTGCCTGGACCGGCTCGGGCGCAAGGACGAGGCCGCCGAGCTGTACCGCACCCTCGCCGCGCACCGGGCCCAGAACGCGCTGCCGCCGCACTGAGCGGGGACCGTCCGGCGGGTCGGCCCGAACCCGCGGCGGAAGGACGCGCCCGGCCGGCGGGAACGGTCCCGAGCTTCCCGGCGGAAGCGCACCGGACCTGCTGCAACGACCCCGAGCCCCCTGGCCGGGACGCCGCCCCGCATGTTACGAAGGTGCATGCCCGCACCCGAGCCGTCCGCATCCCCGACGCCTACCCGCCGGCCCGGCGCGCCCTCCCGGGACCGCTACGACGCCGTGATCGTGGGCGGCGGCCACAACGGTCTGGTCGCCGCCGCCTATCTCGCCCGCGCCGGACAGTCCGTCCTCGTCCTGGAACGCCTGGACACCACCGGGGGAGCGGCCGTCTCCACCCGCCCCTTCGCCGGGGTCGACGCCCGCCTCTCGCGCTACTCCTACCTGGTCTCGCTGCTGCCGCAGAAGATCGTCCGCGACCTCGGCCTCGACTTCGCCGTACGCAAGCGGACCGTGTCCTCGTACACCCCCGCGCTGCGCGACGGACGCCCCACCGGGCTCCTCGTCGGCGGCGACCGTACGCGGGAGTCGTTCGCCGCGCTGACCGGGGGCGAGCGGGAGTACGAGGCGTGGCAGCGCTTCTACGCGATGACGCGGCGCGTCGCCGAACGGGTCTTCCCGACCCTCACCGAACCGCTGCCCGCCCGCGACGCGCTGAGGGCCCGTATCGACGACACCGAAGCCTGGCGAACCCTGTTCGAGGAGCCCATCGGGGTGGCCGTCGAACGCAACTTCACCGACGACCTGGTACGCGGCGTGGTCCTGACCGACGCCCTGATCGGCACCTTCGCCGACGCCCACGACGCCTCACTGCTCCAGAACCGGTGCTTCCTCTACCACGTGATCGGCGGCGGAACCGGTGACTGGGACGTCCCCGTCGGCGGTATGGGAGCCCTGACCGACGCCCTTGCCCGTGCCGCCCGTACGGCGGGCGCCGAGATCCGCGTACGGCACGAGGCGACCCGGATCGAGACCGACGGCACACACGCCGAGGTCACCGTCCGCACACCGGACGGCGAACACGTCGTCGCCGCCCGCCGGGTGCTCGTCAACGCCTCACCGCAGGCCCTCGCCGCCCTCCTCGGGGAGACCCCGCCACCGCCCTCCGAGGGCGCCCAGCTCAAGGTGAACATGCTGCTCACCCGGCTGCCAAGACTCCGTGACCGGACCGTCGACCCCCGCCAGGCCTTCGCCGGAACGTTCCACATCGCCGAGGGATACGGGCAGCTGGCCGACGCCTACCGGGACGCTGCCGCCGGACGGCTGCCCGCCGCACCGCCGTCCGAGATCTACTGCCACTCGCTGACCGACCCCTCGATCCTCGGCCCCGGCCTAGCCGCGCGCGGCTACCAGACCCTCACCCTCTTCGGCCTCCACACCCCGGCCCGGCTCTTCGCCGCCGACAACGACGCCGCCCGGACCGCCCTGCTGAAGGCGACCCTCGCCGAACTGGACGCCCACCTGGAGGAGCCGATCAACGACTGCCTGGCCCTCGATGAGAACGGCGAACCCTGCATCGAGGCCAGGACCCCCTCGACCTCGAACGCGATCTGCGCCTGCCCGGCGGCCACATCTTCCACCGCGACCTCTCCTTCCCGTACGAGAGCGGGACCACCGGTCCGTGGGGCGTGGAGACCGCTCACGCCAACGTCCTGCTCTGCGGAGCGGGCGCGGTGCGCGGCGGCGGGGTCAGCGGGGTACCCGGCCACAACGCGGCGATGGCCGCCCTGGGCTAGCCCCTACCGCAGGTCCCGGCGTTCCACGGCGGCGGCGATCGCCGTGTGGCCCGCGGGCCCCGGGTGCAGGCCGTCGCCGCTGTCGTACGCCGGCAGCAGTCGCGAAGGCCGGTCCGGATCGCGGAGCGCGGCGTCGAAGTCGGCGACGGCGTCGAAGATCCGTCCGGTGCGCACGGCCTCGTTGACCTGCCGGCGCACCGCGTCCTGCTCAGGCGTCCAGCGCGTCCACCCCTCGAACGGCGTGATGGTGGCGCCCACCACCCGCAGTCCGGCGGAGCGGGCGCGCAGGGCCAGTTGGCGGTAGCCGGCCACCATCCGCGACGGGTCGCGCTCGTTGGGCTCATGGTGGAGGTCGTTGACGCCCAGGTGGACCAGGACCGTCCGCAGCCCCGGCAGCGACAGCACGTCCCGGTCGAAGCGGGCCTGACCGCCCGGCCCGAAGCGGTCGCTGTCCAGGAGCAGACGGTTGCCGCTGATGCCGAGGTTGGCGACGGCGGATCCGGGCAGCCTGCGGGCCAGCTGGTCGGGCCAGCGGAGGTCCGCGTCGTCGGGGTGCCGGAGCCCTCGGCGATGGAGTCGCCCAGCACGGCGAGGACCGGGCCGCGCGCCCGGTCGTCCCGACCCCGGTCAGGAGGAGGACGGACCGGGTCCGGACCCCGTCGACGGTGTGCCAGGCGTGCGTGTTGCGGTGGAAGGAGAGCGGACCGGTGGGGCCCGGGAGCCGTGTCTCGACGGTCAGCAGGGAACCGTCCTCCACCTGGAGCCCTTCCACCGGGTCGCTGGTGAGTGAGGAACCCGCCGCCAGCCACCCCTGCCGCTGACCGGTGAAGGTGACCGGGTGGCCGTCGGCGGTCACCGG
This DNA window, taken from Streptomyces griseus subsp. griseus, encodes the following:
- a CDS encoding serine/threonine-protein kinase — its product is MADTRLIQSRYRLLELIGRGGMGEVWRARDESLGRLVAVKCLKPMGPQHDQAFTRVLRERFRREARVAASLQHRGVTVVHDFGEHEGVLYLVMELLDGHNLSQLLEGNQQRPLPVDHVVDIAEQVADALGYTHRQGIVHRDLKPANIMRLSDGTVKICDFGIARLGRDIGVTSRLTTTGIAMGTPHYMSPEQIGGKEVDHRSDLYSLGCVLYEIATGVPPFDLEDPWSILVGHRDTQPEPPRTHRAELPGFFDRVVLDLLAKAPDERPADASDLRRRILLGRTGGQTGPGAVHPPTAPYQAAPTTAPHQDPHRAEPELPPWARDMTPGHKATGSLSREAGPPGPAAGLTSRWTTATSTAATPPPGTDGSTRVPPAPAPELLAALAGRHSSGIDLGRLGRWEEAGEVHRAVAAQRESVLGPDHPDTLASRYEIGFTLSRTGRAADALREFGQVAAARERTLGPDDPQTLAARQETAYVLGQLGRYFEAHQVYAAVLAGRERSMGPDHPDTLHCRHNLAFNLSRLGRPEESWQLARQVAEDRARLLGATHPDTLATRYEVAYTLGRLGRWAEALETYQDVARARAATLGPDHPDTLAARYEAGIGLGRLGRSAEALELYRALVADRTRVGGPSDAETLRARHGLGVNLGRMGRWEEALAEAREVCALRGSTLGPDHPDTVISCREVAVALGWLGRWSDALTAYRQVTEARGRALGPDHPETLAARSDEAHCLDRLGRKDEAAELYRTLAAHRAQNALPPH
- a CDS encoding GDSL-type esterase/lipase family protein, coding for MARRLPGSAVANLGISGNRLLLDSDRFGPGGQARFDRDVLSLPGLRTVLVHLGVNDLHHEPNERDPSRMVAGYRQLALRARSAGLRVVGATITPFEGWTRWTPEQDAVRRQVNEAVRTGRIFDAVADFDAALRDPDRPSRLLPAYDSGDGLHPGPAGHTAIAAAVERRDLR